A genome region from Hippopotamus amphibius kiboko isolate mHipAmp2 chromosome 1, mHipAmp2.hap2, whole genome shotgun sequence includes the following:
- the CEPT1 gene encoding choline/ethanolaminephosphotransferase 1 isoform X3 yields MGQCPAARSRAAKPVPGRAHHAEARARAAACSDPVFLYGNRESVVNLLPRIGVTQSAGVGGLISRGKDHPQKAIKRDKLFSPNKRKPRSMSGHRSTRKRCGDSHPESPLGFGHMSTPGCVLNKLFQLPTPPLSRHQLKRLEEHRYQSAGRSLLEPLMQGYWEWLVGRVPSWIAPNLITIIGLSINICTTVLLVFYCPTATEQAPLWAYIACACGLFIYQSLDAIDGKQARRTNSSSPLGELFDHGCDSLSTVFVVLGTCIAVQLGTNPDWMFFCCFAGTFMFYCAHWQTYVSGTLRFGIFDVTESQIIIIICQLLTGTLGPWFWNFTIPVLNIQMKIFPALCTVAGTIFSCTNYFRVIFTGGVGKNGSTIAGTSVLSPFLHIGSVITLAAMIYKKSAVQLFEKHPCLYILTFGFVSAKITNKLVVAHMTKSEMHLHDTAFIGPALLFLDQYFNSFIDEYIVLWIALVFSFFDLIRYCVSVCNQIASHLHIHVFRIKVSTAHSNHH; encoded by the exons ATGGGGCAGTGCCCCGCGGCGCGCTCCCGAGCAGCCAAGCCGGTCCCGGGGCGCGCTCACCACGCGGAGGCGCGCGCTCGCGCCGCCGCCTGTTCCGACCCTGTATTCCTTTACGGCAATCGCGAAAGTGTCGTTAACCTGCTGCCGCGGATCGGAGTCACCCAGTCGGCTGGAGTCGGAGGTCTTATTTCTAGGG gtaaaGACCATCCACAAAAAGCTATAAAACGAGATAAATTATTCTCCCCAAATAAAAGAAAGCCAAGATCCATGAGTGGGCATCGGTCAACAAGGAAACGATGTGGAGATTCTCACCCGGAGTCCCCTCTGGGCTTCGGGCATATGAGTACTCCAGGCTGTGTATTAAATAAATTGTTTCAGTTACCTACACCACCATTGTCCAGACACCAACTTAAGCGGCTAGAAGAACATAGATATCAGAGTGCTGGACGGTCCCTGCTTGAGCCCTTAATGCAAGGGTATTGGGAATGGCTAGTTGGAAGAGTTCCCTCCTGGATTGCCCCAAATCTCATCACAATCATTGGATTGTCAATAAACATCTGTACAACTGTTTTGTTAGTCTTCTACTGCCCTACAGCTACAGAGCAG GCACCTCTGTGGGCATATATTGCTTGTGCATGCGGCCTTTTCATCTACCAGTCTTTGGATGCTATAGATGGGAAACAGGCAAGAAGAACCAATAGCAGTTCTCCTTTGGGAGAACTTTTTGATCATGGATGTGATTCACTATCAACAG tttttgtggTTCTTGGAACTTGTATTGCAGTGCAACTGGGGACAAACCCAGACTggatgtttttttgttgttttgctggGACATTCATGTTCTATTGTGCACATTGGCAAACGTATGTTTCTGGAACATTGCGATTTGGAAT ATTCGATGTTACAGAGTCCCAGATCATAATTATAATATGCCAGCTTCTCACAGGAACCCTGGGACCTTGGTTCTGGAACTTCACG ATCCCAGTGCTGaatattcaaatgaaaatttttccTGCACTTTGTACTGTAGCAGGGACCATATTTTCCTGTACAAATTACTTCCGTGTAATCTTCACAGGTGGTGTTGGGAAAAATGGATCAACGATAGCA GGAACAAgtgtcctttctccttttctccatattGGATCAGTAATTACATTAGCTGCAATGATCTACAAGAAGTCAGCAGTTCAGCTTTTTGAAAAGCATCCCTGTCTTTATATATTGACATTCGGTTTTGTATCTGCCAAAATCACCAATAAGCTTGTG GTGGCACACATGACTAAAAGTGAAATGCATTTGCATGACACAGCATTCATAGGTCCAGCACTTTTGTTTCTGGACcaatattttaacagctttattgatgaATATATCGTACTTTGGATAGCCCTG gtcttctctttttttgatttGATTCGCTACTGTGTCAGTGTTTGCAATCAGATTGCATCTCACCTGCACATACATGTCTTCAGAATCAAGGTCTCTACAGCTCATTCTAATCATCATTAA
- the CEPT1 gene encoding choline/ethanolaminephosphotransferase 1 isoform X2: MGQCPAARSRAAKPVPGRAHHAEARARAAACSDPVFLYGNRESVVNLLPRIGVTQSAGVGGKDHPQKAIKRDKLFSPNKRKPRSMSGHRSTRKRCGDSHPESPLGFGHMSTPGCVLNKLFQLPTPPLSRHQLKRLEEHRYQSAGRSLLEPLMQGYWEWLVGRVPSWIAPNLITIIGLSINICTTVLLVFYCPTATEQAPLWAYIACACGLFIYQSLDAIDGKQARRTNSSSPLGELFDHGCDSLSTVFVVLGTCIAVQLGTNPDWMFFCCFAGTFMFYCAHWQTYVSGTLRFGIIDVTEVQIFIIIMHLLAVIGGPPFWQSMIPVLNIQMKIFPALCTVAGTIFSCTNYFRVIFTGGVGKNGSTIAGTSVLSPFLHIGSVITLAAMIYKKSAVQLFEKHPCLYILTFGFVSAKITNKLVVAHMTKSEMHLHDTAFIGPALLFLDQYFNSFIDEYIVLWIALVFSFFDLIRYCVSVCNQIASHLHIHVFRIKVSTAHSNHH, from the exons ATGGGGCAGTGCCCCGCGGCGCGCTCCCGAGCAGCCAAGCCGGTCCCGGGGCGCGCTCACCACGCGGAGGCGCGCGCTCGCGCCGCCGCCTGTTCCGACCCTGTATTCCTTTACGGCAATCGCGAAAGTGTCGTTAACCTGCTGCCGCGGATCGGAGTCACCCAGTCGGCTGGAGTCGGAG gtaaaGACCATCCACAAAAAGCTATAAAACGAGATAAATTATTCTCCCCAAATAAAAGAAAGCCAAGATCCATGAGTGGGCATCGGTCAACAAGGAAACGATGTGGAGATTCTCACCCGGAGTCCCCTCTGGGCTTCGGGCATATGAGTACTCCAGGCTGTGTATTAAATAAATTGTTTCAGTTACCTACACCACCATTGTCCAGACACCAACTTAAGCGGCTAGAAGAACATAGATATCAGAGTGCTGGACGGTCCCTGCTTGAGCCCTTAATGCAAGGGTATTGGGAATGGCTAGTTGGAAGAGTTCCCTCCTGGATTGCCCCAAATCTCATCACAATCATTGGATTGTCAATAAACATCTGTACAACTGTTTTGTTAGTCTTCTACTGCCCTACAGCTACAGAGCAG GCACCTCTGTGGGCATATATTGCTTGTGCATGCGGCCTTTTCATCTACCAGTCTTTGGATGCTATAGATGGGAAACAGGCAAGAAGAACCAATAGCAGTTCTCCTTTGGGAGAACTTTTTGATCATGGATGTGATTCACTATCAACAG tttttgtggTTCTTGGAACTTGTATTGCAGTGCAACTGGGGACAAACCCAGACTggatgtttttttgttgttttgctggGACATTCATGTTCTATTGTGCACATTGGCAAACGTATGTTTCTGGAACATTGCGATTTGGAAT AATTGATGTGACTGAAGTGCAAATCTTCATAATAATCATGCATTTGCTGGCAGTGATTGGAGGACCACCTTTTTGGCAATCTATG ATCCCAGTGCTGaatattcaaatgaaaatttttccTGCACTTTGTACTGTAGCAGGGACCATATTTTCCTGTACAAATTACTTCCGTGTAATCTTCACAGGTGGTGTTGGGAAAAATGGATCAACGATAGCA GGAACAAgtgtcctttctccttttctccatattGGATCAGTAATTACATTAGCTGCAATGATCTACAAGAAGTCAGCAGTTCAGCTTTTTGAAAAGCATCCCTGTCTTTATATATTGACATTCGGTTTTGTATCTGCCAAAATCACCAATAAGCTTGTG GTGGCACACATGACTAAAAGTGAAATGCATTTGCATGACACAGCATTCATAGGTCCAGCACTTTTGTTTCTGGACcaatattttaacagctttattgatgaATATATCGTACTTTGGATAGCCCTG gtcttctctttttttgatttGATTCGCTACTGTGTCAGTGTTTGCAATCAGATTGCATCTCACCTGCACATACATGTCTTCAGAATCAAGGTCTCTACAGCTCATTCTAATCATCATTAA
- the CEPT1 gene encoding choline/ethanolaminephosphotransferase 1 isoform X1, whose amino-acid sequence MSGHRSTRKRCGDSHPESPLGFGHMSTPGCVLNKLFQLPTPPLSRHQLKRLEEHRYQSAGRSLLEPLMQGYWEWLVGRVPSWIAPNLITIIGLSINICTTVLLVFYCPTATEQAPLWAYIACACGLFIYQSLDAIDGKQARRTNSSSPLGELFDHGCDSLSTVFVVLGTCIAVQLGTNPDWMFFCCFAGTFMFYCAHWQTYVSGTLRFGIIDVTEVQIFIIIMHLLAVIGGPPFWQSMIPVLNIQMKIFPALCTVAGTIFSCTNYFRVIFTGGVGKNGSTIAGTSVLSPFLHIGSVITLAAMIYKKSAVQLFEKHPCLYILTFGFVSAKITNKLVVAHMTKSEMHLHDTAFIGPALLFLDQYFNSFIDEYIVLWIALVFSFFDLIRYCVSVCNQIASHLHIHVFRIKVSTAHSNHH is encoded by the exons ATGAGTGGGCATCGGTCAACAAGGAAACGATGTGGAGATTCTCACCCGGAGTCCCCTCTGGGCTTCGGGCATATGAGTACTCCAGGCTGTGTATTAAATAAATTGTTTCAGTTACCTACACCACCATTGTCCAGACACCAACTTAAGCGGCTAGAAGAACATAGATATCAGAGTGCTGGACGGTCCCTGCTTGAGCCCTTAATGCAAGGGTATTGGGAATGGCTAGTTGGAAGAGTTCCCTCCTGGATTGCCCCAAATCTCATCACAATCATTGGATTGTCAATAAACATCTGTACAACTGTTTTGTTAGTCTTCTACTGCCCTACAGCTACAGAGCAG GCACCTCTGTGGGCATATATTGCTTGTGCATGCGGCCTTTTCATCTACCAGTCTTTGGATGCTATAGATGGGAAACAGGCAAGAAGAACCAATAGCAGTTCTCCTTTGGGAGAACTTTTTGATCATGGATGTGATTCACTATCAACAG tttttgtggTTCTTGGAACTTGTATTGCAGTGCAACTGGGGACAAACCCAGACTggatgtttttttgttgttttgctggGACATTCATGTTCTATTGTGCACATTGGCAAACGTATGTTTCTGGAACATTGCGATTTGGAAT AATTGATGTGACTGAAGTGCAAATCTTCATAATAATCATGCATTTGCTGGCAGTGATTGGAGGACCACCTTTTTGGCAATCTATG ATCCCAGTGCTGaatattcaaatgaaaatttttccTGCACTTTGTACTGTAGCAGGGACCATATTTTCCTGTACAAATTACTTCCGTGTAATCTTCACAGGTGGTGTTGGGAAAAATGGATCAACGATAGCA GGAACAAgtgtcctttctccttttctccatattGGATCAGTAATTACATTAGCTGCAATGATCTACAAGAAGTCAGCAGTTCAGCTTTTTGAAAAGCATCCCTGTCTTTATATATTGACATTCGGTTTTGTATCTGCCAAAATCACCAATAAGCTTGTG GTGGCACACATGACTAAAAGTGAAATGCATTTGCATGACACAGCATTCATAGGTCCAGCACTTTTGTTTCTGGACcaatattttaacagctttattgatgaATATATCGTACTTTGGATAGCCCTG gtcttctctttttttgatttGATTCGCTACTGTGTCAGTGTTTGCAATCAGATTGCATCTCACCTGCACATACATGTCTTCAGAATCAAGGTCTCTACAGCTCATTCTAATCATCATTAA